A single region of the Melospiza georgiana isolate bMelGeo1 chromosome 7, bMelGeo1.pri, whole genome shotgun sequence genome encodes:
- the LOC131085916 gene encoding helix-loop-helix protein 13-like → MEELCCSFEDGGPSAESLLWQPADPDAPLENFLLECLAEPSWPGPGGAELDKLPAPPEQPRQRRAANLRERRRMLGLNAAFEALRGRVPTFPYERRLSKIDTLRLATAYIALLGDILLSGCHPRAYVEQCLRSGAPGLQRAAWNTSDLTARLSWVKWD, encoded by the exons ATGGAGGAGCTTTGCTGCAGCTTCGAGGATGGAGGCCCCAGTGCGGAATCTCTCCTCTGGCAGCCGGCAGATCCCGATGCACCACTGGAGAACTTTCTCCTGGAGTGCCTGGCGGAGCCCTCATGGCCAGGGCCAGGTGGTGCTGAGCTGGACAAGCTCCCAGCCCCgccagagcagccccggcagcgccgcgccGCCAACCTGCGAGAGCGCCGGCGCATGCTGGGCCTCAACGCGGCCTTCGAGGCCCTGCGCGGCCGCGTGCCCACCTTCCCCTATGAGAGGCGCCTGTCCAAGATCGACACGCTGCGCCTGGCCACCGCCTACATCGCCCTGCTCGGGGACATCCTCCTGTCCGGCTGCCACCCCCGGGCCTACGTGGAGCAGTGCCTGAGGAGCGGCGCCCCGGGCCTGCAGCGGGCGGCCTGGAACACCAGCG ATCTGACAGCCCGCCTGTCCTGGGTAAAGTGGGATTAA